The proteins below come from a single Edaphobacter acidisoli genomic window:
- a CDS encoding glycoside hydrolase family 28 protein, producing MSIEPIERYSRRRFNALIASAPLWPLAAKAFAASTRELLITKSGAVADDSTVNTKAIQNAIDELAAKGGGTVVVPKGVFVSGALFFKPKVNLRLTEGAVLKCSTDMSNFPAQRTRIEGHFLEHFTPAFINATNCDGFELTGEGTLDGAGMPIWEAFWKGRAENKNFANTALPRARLALIEGSKNVRVEGITFKDSQFWNCHLYNNDGVLVRNVHFHVPDDYRQAPSTDGIDIDSSRNVTVDGCVFSVTDDCIACKGSKGPRAMEDKDSPAVEHIRVRNCTFKRGGGVLTCGSEATIVRDVIAEDCTITGRVRIATLKLRPDTPQHYEDITFRNITSEGQSSGIINMAPWSQYFDLQGMAPPKSVVKNLKIVGIKGTFTSFGIIKPNPGQTEISDVLLKDFDVTITKNDTLNTSGVTDLKLEDVIVNGKPYTV from the coding sequence ATGTCTATCGAGCCTATCGAGCGCTACTCCCGCCGCCGCTTCAACGCACTCATCGCCTCGGCTCCGCTCTGGCCGCTTGCTGCGAAGGCTTTCGCCGCGTCCACACGCGAGCTGCTGATTACGAAGTCCGGCGCGGTTGCCGACGATTCGACCGTCAACACCAAGGCCATCCAGAATGCGATCGATGAACTTGCCGCGAAGGGCGGAGGTACGGTTGTTGTGCCTAAGGGCGTCTTCGTCTCTGGTGCTCTCTTCTTCAAGCCGAAGGTCAATCTTCGCCTGACGGAGGGCGCTGTTCTCAAATGCTCGACCGACATGTCGAACTTCCCGGCGCAACGCACGCGCATCGAAGGCCACTTCCTGGAACACTTCACGCCGGCGTTCATCAATGCGACGAACTGCGACGGATTCGAGCTGACCGGCGAGGGCACTCTGGACGGCGCGGGCATGCCTATCTGGGAGGCGTTCTGGAAGGGAAGAGCGGAGAACAAAAACTTTGCGAACACCGCCCTGCCGCGCGCGCGGCTGGCGCTGATCGAAGGCTCGAAGAACGTGCGGGTCGAAGGGATTACGTTTAAGGATTCGCAGTTCTGGAACTGCCACCTCTACAACAACGACGGCGTGCTCGTGCGCAATGTCCACTTCCATGTGCCCGATGATTACAGACAGGCCCCGAGCACGGACGGCATCGATATCGACAGCTCACGCAATGTTACTGTCGATGGTTGCGTGTTCTCGGTCACGGACGACTGCATTGCGTGCAAGGGTTCGAAGGGGCCGCGCGCGATGGAGGACAAGGACAGCCCGGCGGTCGAGCATATCCGCGTGCGCAACTGCACCTTCAAGCGCGGCGGCGGCGTTCTGACCTGCGGGAGCGAGGCCACGATTGTTCGAGACGTGATTGCCGAGGACTGCACGATCACGGGCCGCGTCCGCATCGCAACCCTGAAGCTGCGTCCCGACACTCCGCAGCACTACGAGGACATTACCTTCCGCAACATCACCTCGGAAGGTCAATCGAGCGGCATCATTAACATGGCGCCGTGGTCGCAGTATTTTGATCTACAGGGTATGGCGCCGCCCAAATCAGTCGTGAAGAACCTGAAGATCGTCGGCATCAAGGGCACGTTCACCTCGTTCGGAATCATCAAGCCGAATCCTGGCCAGACCGAGATCAGCGATGTCCTGTTGAAGGATTTTGACGTCACCATCACGAAGAACGACACGCTGAATACCTCCGGTGTCACCGATCTCAAGCTGGAAGATGTCATCGTCAACGGAAAGCCCTACACCGTTTAG